The window ACGATTTTATGTGAATACCAATGATCATCGGTTTTGTTTAGGGCCGGAGTTTTCCTGGTTTCTGGAGGACAGTAAAATGGTAGGAGGAGAGGAACTGCAGCGCAATCTCGTGGAGTTCAATTTCAATGGCCATATGAATGTTGAGCTATTCGGACCTTTGATGTTTTACCCGTTGATCGGCCTTAACTACAGTGTAGAAAAAGAAGATTACCTGCATAATGGAGAGGTGGAAGAATCAGAGACCCTGAAAGAGTGGGGGTTTAACCTGGGTTCCGGGTTGCATTATAACCTGGGCAAAGACTGGATCATCTTCGCGGAGTACGATCACCTCTTTAGCAAACTCTCCCAAAATACCCTGACTTTTGGTCTTCTCGTTGGTTTTGGAAAGATCAAAGGAGGTGAGCATCATGCAGAAGGGCACTAAGGTCCAGATTATATTCACAAGATGATAATGGAGGTCTTATCGATGCTCCTCAAACCACTCCACAGCCAGCTTCCATAATTCCTTTTTCTTAGAGCTAAAGAACTGCATGTGACCTAAGCTGGAAAACCCTGATTCCTTTGGATTTAAAGTAAGGATATCAGCTTTAGTTTTAGTATAAATACGGATCATGTCCTTCACATTATTCAAATTGGCAATGGCGTCATCAGTTGCATGGACCCATTTGGATGGTAGAGTGAGTTCATCATAAAAATGTGATTCTATGGCTTTCCCAAAATCATTGGCCACATAGCCCGGCCTTACGCACCATTTTGACCACTGCAAGGCTACATTCTTTGGAAGTGGCTCACCCATGCCCATCCATTGATTATTTGCCTGACCGAAAATCAGAGAACTTACAGGCATAAATACCTTAAGGAAAAAGGAACCCTGGACTTTAAAAGGATAAGGGATATTTCCAATGTACCCCGACGAACATGCGTAATTGAACATAGATTTGATTTCCAAGGCATTCTCCATCAGGCCAAGTAGCTGCCCACCAGCACTGTGACCGATTAAGTGATAGGATGCATCAGGGAATTGGGTCTTCAGCTCTTCCAAAACAGCAGTCATGTCAAGTTTACCCCAGTTGATCAGAGAAGCATTAACAGTATTGATATTACCCTGATGGGATTTGCCAATCCCACGGTTTTCAAAGCAAATCACACCATAACCTTGTTCCGCCAGATAGGTAGCTAATCCCATGTAGAAGGTTTTCTTGATACCCGTAGCTGGTGCAATCATTACTGCGGCTTTGGCTTTATTATCCGGTTCGAACAAGGCGGCCGATAGCTGCACACCATCGGAACAATTGATCAGGAATGAAGAGTTGACTTTAACGGACATGAAAGAAGGCTTTGTTATGCATGCATACTAAATTAGTGTCTTCTTCGATACTTATGTAGTTCTATACCAGCAAATTCATCAAACCATACCACCAATCATCAGAACCTGTAGCTACATCAAATATGGTTGCTGTTAGATTCGAGGTTTCTTAACGCATTGGATGATGAATCGAATTTTGATTGGCTTGTTGTTTGCTTCGGTGATTGCCTGTACGCCAAAACCTAAAAATATCATTACGCCCTGGTCACCGTATGACGAGACGGAAGAATTGGCGGCCAATGAAGATCATGAAATTTCCAGAATGCAGTATAAACTCATTCAGAGTAAATACCTGGACAAAAACGATATCTGGGCGGATGTTCAGGAACAGATTTTATACTTCACGGAAGAGCAATATCAGGCATTAAGTCCCTTGATCTTTGAGCAGGATATTCTGGACATTCAGGAATCCATAGAAGCAGGACAATTGACCTATGAGCAGTTGACGCAGTGGTTCCTTTACCGAATCGTCAAATATGAGAATGATTCCAATATGACTTTGCATACGATCATTTCGATCAATCCTAATGCGGTCGCAGAAGCCCGACAAAAGGACAAGGAACGAGCAGAAGGTAATCACCCGATATTCGGGATGCCAATTCTGCTGAAAGACAATATTGGAACGGATGGGATGCCTACCACGGCAGGTGCCCATGTCCTGCAGGAGAATAGTTCCTCAGATGCCTTTATTGTGGAACGCATCAAAGCAAAAGGCGGGATCATTTTAGGAAAAGTTAACCTGAGTGAATGGGCTTATTATTTCTGTGCAGGCTGTCCTGTTGGATACAGTGCCATCGGTGGCCAAACGCTGAACCCTTACGGTAGAATGGAATTTGAAACCGGTGGTTCAAGTGCTGGAAGCGGAACCAGTATGGCAGCCAGCTATGCTGTCGCAGCGGTTGGTACAGAAACTTCAGGATCTATTTTGTCTCCTTCAAGTGCCAACTCAATCGTGGGTTTGAAACCGACCATCGGACTTTTGAGTAGGGACGGAATTGTACCCATTTCAAGCACGTTAGATACACCAGGCCCCATGACCCGTTCTGTTTTTGACAATGCCATTTTACTTTCCGCAATGACCGGAGAAGATGATGCAGATGAAACCACGGCAGCCGCTCCTGAGCAAAAGCCGTATTGGCAAGACTTGCCTATGGCTACCTTAGAAGGGGTGCGATTGGGCGTCAATAGCCAGTTTTTGCAAGACTCATTGTATCAGATTGCAGTAGAACAAGTACAGGCCATGGGAGCAGAGGTCGTGGAGTTTGATCCCGTCCAAGTCAATTTTCAAGGTTTCCGTACGTTCCTTAATGCGGATATGAAAGTGGACCTTCCTAAATACCTGGCTGATCATGCATCGGACAACATTACGATCAAAACTGTGGCTGATGTAGTAAAGCACAATTTGCAGGATTCACTTCAAAGAAGCCCATACGGTCAGGCTTTGTTAGACGGTATTGTAGAGGAAAGTATTTCAGAAGCAGGGTTTGACAGCCTGAAAGCCCGCTTTTTGTCAGAAGCGACCCGATTCTTTGAGACCCCCATGCAGGAACATAACCTGGATGCAATCTTGTCAATCAATAATTTCAATGCAGGGCATGCGGCAATGGCCAAATATCCTTGTTTAACCATTCCCATGGGTTATTTGGAATCCGGACAACCTAGGAACCTAACCTTTATCGGGCGTCCATGGTCAGAGGATCAATTGTTGCAATTGGGGTATGCTTACGAACAACAGACGCTTTACCGTAAGTATCCTGCGAATTATCCCTGATAGATTGGAGTAAATTTTAACATCTTTGGCCCTCGAGGTTAAAAAAGGCTAAAAATCATGGAATAGGCACAATCTTGGAGATATTCGTGCCTGTGAAAAGACTCCCAATCACATTTGCTTGTTTATGTGTGCTGACCCAGGTGATGGCGCAACAGTCCATGATTACAGGACATTTGCTGGACTCTACCAGTCAGGAGCCGCTGCAATTTGCGCATGTTCAGAATGTCGATCAGGCACTAGGTACGCTGACGGATCGCCTTGGTCGATTTCGAATTCCAGCACAGGTAAAGGATACAGTGGTTTTTTCGATCGTAGGGTATCAAACCCTGGCATGGATCATTACAGAAAAGCATTTGTCAGATACTGCATTGACGTTCAAACTTCCCGCTGATACCGTGTTACTGAAGGAAGTGACTATATCCGAATTACCCACTGAAGAAGAATTCAAAAGGCGCATACTTGCCACGAAGGTTGAGGATACTTCATTTTGGTACCATGGGGTGCCCGAACCTGTCTTCACAGGAGATAAAACATTGGAAAAGAAGTATATTAATAATCCGTTAGTCATTCTGGCGCACCCTATCTCTAGCTTGGGCTATCATTTCAGTAAGAAGGAAAAGGAACGTCGGAAAATGCATGAAATCAATAAGAGAGCATTCAAGAGAAACCGTGTAGATATGAAATTTACACGTTCATGGGTAGGAGGGGTCACTAGCTTGAAAGGAGATGTCCTGACTGATTTCATCAGTTTCTGTAATTATGACGTAGCATACCTGGATGAAACGCCGCTTTACATGATCCAGGAAGATCTGTTGGTGAAACTGGACGAGTTCCAACAGATTGCTAAGGAATAACCTGCTTTATCGCTACTACGGTAACCCAATCTGTAGTTGCCTCGTATATTTGCCACAGTTATGAAAAAAACCATTTTGATCCTGATTGCCATAGGGATGGCGTTGGGGTCAGTTGCACAAAACAACGAAGCTTCACCACTTGATAATTTACCTCCTTATATCCGACAACTTACACATTTTGGCGAGCGTGCCGACTGGTCGCTGAACGGAGAGAAGATCATGTTTCTGGAAAAGACCTTTGGGGACGTTTATGAAGTTGAATATTTGACAGGTAAGATTCGCCCCTTGACCCATCACTTTTTTCATGAAGGTTTTGTTCGGGCACTGTATTTAGCTAATGGTGATATTTTGCTATCCGGTTCACGAGTATTTGATGCAGGAGATCCATGGAAAAGCAGAGATGCGCGAAACGCAGAGCTATGGGTACTGAAAGCGGACTTATCAGGTCCTCCGGTTCCTTTGGGTGTGCATTGTAAGGAAGGCCCGGCAGTTTCCCGGTTACAAATGAAAATTGCCTGGGCCCTGGGCAATCACATGTATCAGGGTGAAATTGCCTACGAAAATGGAGTGCCCAAGTTGGTCAAGACAAAATCTCTATTCACAAATGCGGATTTACCACAGACCACTATAGGATGGACACTGGAAGCGCAGAACTTTCGATTGCCCAAGGAAGAAGAGCTGATGTTTATGGCGGTGAAAAGCACCGGAAAGGCCGCTGCTGAGGTCATGGGTTTCAATACCAAAACAGGCAGTTTTGTCAATTATACAGAGAATCCTGAGATGTACGATGAGCCGGAAGGTACCTTTCCTGATGGGAAGCGGATCCTTGTAGAAAGCAACAGGCACCGTCCCGAATATCACGGGATGCAAAGTTTCTTGACACTGGATATTTATGAGCTGTTGTTGGATAAATCGGGCTACATGGAACGGATTACCTACTTCAATGACAACCCCAAATACAAAGCTTCAAACCCGGTGGTCAGTGACGATGGCGGATTCATCGCCTTTCAATATGCCCTGACCGAAGATGCCGCAGGACGGGGCCGAGGTATTCTAGTAATGGATTATGAAGCCTGGAAGGCGAGTAAGAAGAAGTGATTGATCCTCCTCAGCGTCATTCTTCGAAGACGCTGAGGAAACAGGATTTTTCTAAGCTGCTGACTTGGGTTATTACGGACTTAGTTTCAAGTCAACTCCTCCCAATTCTCCATAGCAAAGTGTGCTGCCCTGGCTGTAAGAGCCATGAAAGTCAATGAAGGGTTTTGTGTTGCCGTGGATGTCATACAGGCGCCATCTGTCACAAAAACATTCTTACAGGCATGCAGGCGATTCCACTTGTCTAGCATCGACGTTTTGGGGTCTTTTCCCATACGAACACCACCCATCTCA of the Cytophagales bacterium genome contains:
- a CDS encoding outer membrane beta-barrel protein — encoded protein: MTGYRKFLFFVLFFITFQAYAQRFDLGVAAVYGDDISKFGQNTRFYVNTNDHRFCLGPEFSWFLEDSKMVGGEELQRNLVEFNFNGHMNVELFGPLMFYPLIGLNYSVEKEDYLHNGEVEESETLKEWGFNLGSGLHYNLGKDWIIFAEYDHLFSKLSQNTLTFGLLVGFGKIKGGEHHAEGH
- a CDS encoding alpha/beta fold hydrolase, giving the protein MSVKVNSSFLINCSDGVQLSAALFEPDNKAKAAVMIAPATGIKKTFYMGLATYLAEQGYGVICFENRGIGKSHQGNINTVNASLINWGKLDMTAVLEELKTQFPDASYHLIGHSAGGQLLGLMENALEIKSMFNYACSSGYIGNIPYPFKVQGSFFLKVFMPVSSLIFGQANNQWMGMGEPLPKNVALQWSKWCVRPGYVANDFGKAIESHFYDELTLPSKWVHATDDAIANLNNVKDMIRIYTKTKADILTLNPKESGFSSLGHMQFFSSKKKELWKLAVEWFEEHR
- a CDS encoding amidase family protein, with protein sequence MMNRILIGLLFASVIACTPKPKNIITPWSPYDETEELAANEDHEISRMQYKLIQSKYLDKNDIWADVQEQILYFTEEQYQALSPLIFEQDILDIQESIEAGQLTYEQLTQWFLYRIVKYENDSNMTLHTIISINPNAVAEARQKDKERAEGNHPIFGMPILLKDNIGTDGMPTTAGAHVLQENSSSDAFIVERIKAKGGIILGKVNLSEWAYYFCAGCPVGYSAIGGQTLNPYGRMEFETGGSSAGSGTSMAASYAVAAVGTETSGSILSPSSANSIVGLKPTIGLLSRDGIVPISSTLDTPGPMTRSVFDNAILLSAMTGEDDADETTAAAPEQKPYWQDLPMATLEGVRLGVNSQFLQDSLYQIAVEQVQAMGAEVVEFDPVQVNFQGFRTFLNADMKVDLPKYLADHASDNITIKTVADVVKHNLQDSLQRSPYGQALLDGIVEESISEAGFDSLKARFLSEATRFFETPMQEHNLDAILSINNFNAGHAAMAKYPCLTIPMGYLESGQPRNLTFIGRPWSEDQLLQLGYAYEQQTLYRKYPANYP
- a CDS encoding carboxypeptidase-like regulatory domain-containing protein, coding for MKRLPITFACLCVLTQVMAQQSMITGHLLDSTSQEPLQFAHVQNVDQALGTLTDRLGRFRIPAQVKDTVVFSIVGYQTLAWIITEKHLSDTALTFKLPADTVLLKEVTISELPTEEEFKRRILATKVEDTSFWYHGVPEPVFTGDKTLEKKYINNPLVILAHPISSLGYHFSKKEKERRKMHEINKRAFKRNRVDMKFTRSWVGGVTSLKGDVLTDFISFCNYDVAYLDETPLYMIQEDLLVKLDEFQQIAKE